The DNA segment ATCAAAGTCATCaaattcctcataatcatcCTCCTTAGTTGACATACAATCTTGATCATATTCATCTACACATTCCAGTTTTGAGTTCTTCATGGCAAGGTATATAGCTGATACTTCAGATGAAAGGCCTGTGCCTTTCAAATCTCCAGTAGAGGACAAATTCGCAGAAAATGTGGATGATGTATTTGTCTCGACTCCTATGTCATCATGGCATGTTTCGTGCTTGTACTCTATGGATGTGGATTCACAAGCCTCTTGAGCAACATGAccattatcaactcgtgaatgGAATGTTCTACTATCCTGGTCCCCAGTCCGAAACAATTCAACGAAGTTGACTAAAAGGAGATAAATTTCAGTATCAGCAGAATTGCGTAAGCATTAtacaaataaacaaataaaatatttctTTGTCACCTACCTTCATCTGCGATTTCCTCTGTAGCAATTTTATTTATGCGGAAGGCAGGAGAAAACATACATGGCTCCTCATTACAAACCTGCAATGTAAAAAAAGAAATCACACagttaaacttttattttttaaacataaaagtCTCCTCTCTTATATGTGTTTTTGAATAAAGCATTTATCAAGTCTACGGAAAATCACCTGTGAAATATGATAACAAAATAACAAAGGACATATCAAATAATATGCAATGCATACATAAGCCAAACAGCAACCCTAACTAAAAGACAGATgtggtaaaaaagaaaaaaagcacCAAACAGGCTGCAATTACCTCATGTTCCCCCACTTTAGAAAAAGAGGCAGCATTGGATATCTCATTGATCAATTTTGCAGCTGCAACAGGCTCTCTATTTTGTTTTGGAACAGCGGCTATAGAAAGTTTTCAAGGCAGATGAAGGtgttagaaaaattaattaataaacttGTCACTTAACATTTATGTGTCTAATTAAGTGAAATATACCACATCTCTGCTTTCTGACCGATGATGTAATGAGCTCTGTGACCTTCTTTTGACCAGCCTGCACATTATCTGAAGCTTTCTTCTGAGTTCTTGTAATCCTAGGACTGGAAACCTCTCTAGAAGCATTTCTTCCACCAATTCTTTTCTTGGTCTGCATTTCCACAGGTAGAGCCTCCCAAACTTCAAAAGGATATTTTGAGCAGCTCAGCTTAAAACAGAAGCATCCAAAGTTTAGGGTACATACTTGACAAGAGTGTCCTATAtccaaaatttaatttaaattagcaACAACTATTGTTTATGCAAGTGAATGTTCTCATATTAGGTTTACAACCAGAGAATATTGCAAATTACACTTATACAAGTTAAAAATAGACTAAAATGGTGGAAGAAATCATTCACTCCTGTCCAAACATAAAAAAAAGGGTTAGATAAGTCAATGTTTTTCGGTAATTATCaaagatgattgaaaaactgaAGCCTTGGAAGCCGAATTTTCCAAAAATCTACCAACATCACCCGATGAGGATCATTTCATTATAACGAAACAAGTTCCGAATAAACAGACAATGTTTTCATTCAGTTGATTGGTTAAGTTCATAAATGGTGACAAGTCCAAATTTTGACTCATAGAAAACTGTGCTACCATAAGTTGAAATTCAAATCCTTGAATTTCGAATTCTACATTCAAACATTATCTAATAGATCCTTTGAAAAAATTAAAGTACAAAACACTGATTTTCTTCGGCTCAGTTAACTCTTTTAAGCTAGTAAGAATCAATTAACATCTATGTTGCACCGAAACTCAAGAGTTTCCACGTTTTGTGTCGGTTTCTGTTTCTTTTCCGTTTCCATTACCATTTcctagctaatttttcttaaaaataaggTTTCCTGTATCAATTTCCGTTTCTGTGCAACATAGATTAACATGAGCCACACTGTTTTTCCTGATACAGCAGCACACAAGTTTACTAATTGGCGCTGATTAGAGCTAGCTGAGGAATCAAATGAAGGAAACAAAGTATTATACAATCCAAATCCAAATTGAAACCCTAGACTTACACCTTCCTTATTAACATGCAAACTGGCCCCAACACATAAAACTCCAAACCCCAGCTAAACCCCATCGAAAATCGAGAACTTGAATACATCTaactaaccaaacaccccttaacAAATAAATACAAAACTAGCAGAACCGTATTTACAAACAGCCAAAACCATTAAATAGAAAGCTCACACTTAAGGTAAAATAGCAAAAAGGGGAAGCTATGCTAAACCAATTACTTTACCTGGGTCAAAATCGAGCAAGAACAGATCAGAAGTAGAAGTAGAAGTAACTTCAGCTCACGAATTGAGTTCAGGAAACAGATCCAGCAAGCTGAAAATTTGAGAAGAAACGAAGTTGAACCAAGTAGAAGCCCTAGATTTAAACTGAGAAATTGgttttggggtttttttttttttttttaggggtTCTTTTTGTTTTCCCTCCAAAGGATGCGTAGAAAGAGGGAAATTGAAAAAACGGATcgaaatttatttttgtctGAACAAAGGGGTCGAGGTGATAAATGCAACATGAAGAATCTCTCATGATAATCATATATtgtatttaaataatatttttatcttaatttcGTACAATTTTCGGAATTTAAATTTCATCATTAATAGCTCATTCGCATCTGTGAGTTAAATATTGTACTCGCTTTACCCATGAGGCACGTTTCCACATACGATCGGAGTGTACAATAGATTCAGCGCGTGATCTTATTAATGGAATTTCCAAGTGTGAGAAGGGATCTAAACGGCACCGTTGTGGGGGATTTTTATCGGAAGTTTTGAGCGAGGGAAAGAAGTGGGAAGTAAATTTTGAATGAAGAGTCAAATATGGcctttaaagtttaaagtttaAGGTGTtggtttaataaaattaaaaattaaataagtatttaaattaataagtGTTGGGTATTACAGTTATactgtttgttaaatattaaaaaatattaatattagtaataaaatttaatataacaacctttcaaaaaaaatttaattaaatattttaacttatcaACATAAGTGGTTTTTTATTTAATCGAATAATTTAAGTGACGAAAAAAATagttatcaaacacacttaaattaattaagtgtttaatattttaatttaagtcttACCAAAAGAGAACTAAGttagttaaattaaattttagctATCAATTCATTTTTTGACTGATAGTAAAAATTTAGTATATTAATAGTAGGAATACCCACTACTGAAAATGATCAGAAAGAGAGTAGGATGTGCGAACAACAAAAATGGCTATCTAGTAAAGATATATGTTGCATGTTTTTTCGTAAGACACTTACATCATTGGGACCGCAATTTCGTTCTCGCACGAACATGGTTATAATAGAAACGAGATTCCTTCGAATCTTGTGAGCATACATAACATCATGTAGGAGAAGAGTCTAATCACCACCTATAATTAATCTGCAGGTTCTGATCCTTCGAACTTTAATCCTTGAGTTGTTCTCCATATCTATCTTGATCCAACTGGGATTCATCGGAATCAATAAAGGCCTCTCCATCCTTCATCATATGGTCCATTACACCCGAATCAACAATCCACGAAGGATTGAACTCAGTTAGATGGACAATATTAGATACATATATTTTACTAACT comes from the Euphorbia lathyris chromosome 5, ddEupLath1.1, whole genome shotgun sequence genome and includes:
- the LOC136228697 gene encoding uncharacterized protein, translated to MQTKKRIGGRNASREVSSPRITRTQKKASDNVQAGQKKVTELITSSVRKQRCAAVPKQNREPVAAAKLINEISNAASFSKVGEHEVCNEEPCMFSPAFRINKIATEEIADEVNFVELFRTGDQDSRTFHSRVDNGHVAQEACESTSIEYKHETCHDDIGVETNTSSTFSANLSSTGDLKGTGLSSEVSAIYLAMKNSKLECVDEYDQDCMSTKEDDYEEFDDFDPFVFIKNLPELTTVVPTFRPMLLPKQTRSCPPTTLVLDLDETLVHSTLEPCDDADFTFPVNFNLQEHTVYVRCRPYLRDFMDRVANLFEIIIFTASQSIYAEQLLNVLDPKRKVFRHRVFRESCVFVEGNYLKDLSVLGRDLSRVIIIDNSPQAFGFQVDNGIPIESWFDDRNDQELLSLIPFLESLVGVEDVRPVIAKKFNLRGKIAAASYPLNGGDPLER